A single window of Granulicella mallensis MP5ACTX8 DNA harbors:
- a CDS encoding carboxypeptidase regulatory-like domain-containing protein, whose product MPNQKKPARTGLFLAACILLAGSSAYGQAVYGSLYGTVKDTSGAVIKGATVTVTDEQKGTVQTTQTNESGGWNVGHLVPDNYDVKISAPTFQSTESKDVVVHADVSQLVDVQLGIAGADQTVTVSASDTPALKTDRADVSQVIDEHAVQNLPNLDRNFTQFTLLTPGVQHSTFNINGPENPQGTTSVTTNGSSYGVQGWLLDGTDNREPVDGIIVINPTLDSVGELKVTSADYDAEFGGAVGGIVSAQTKSGGNDLHGDAFFYRHSGAQLARNPFTQSEPDPVTGHLIPGQVYGQFGGSLSGPIVKDRTFFFLDYQGTRQRLGASQLLTVPTLTARNSCVLQTAGATCDLSQYLGSQPIYYHPTGSGGPGQLFASNAIPVSAISPQGANLLKLLPAPNTNGTSITNNFAASGNGNDNADQADIRLDHQLNSKIHLFGRYDYALFGLFGSAAFGPGGGVGFGISGTTGTSEVQNQSAALGMDWAIHPTLLTDLRAGFLSYHVSENKLTAGQTPAADAGIPNLNTAADSSGLPNITMADTISNFGNQGCNCPLLESEQVFQLANNWTKILGNHTIKFGGDIRYALNLRNASDNDRAGVLSFAAASTAAGPSDPTASSGTALGSLLFGQVAQFQRFDVYSQDAANRQKRGSFYAQDSWRPNSKLQVNYGVHWDVIFPETVNSPGNGGFADINAGGVRVAGFGGNGTNGGQRMDYTNFAGRFGFAYQVHPNTVIRGGIAQVYDDVGFFGTLFGSVLTHNLPVLNNENEGSTSSTGQYISTLTTLPAKPAAPTIPASGIIPFSNSYSPQFRGDRIQLPEVDQWNVTLQQQFSSNFTMEIAYVGNHAERIYPGETYGFDFNAPTLPTSPAQLGDTSARRPYFNKFTGTYQGASTICCSNGLTSAAPTANSNYHSLQTKLDKRFSNGLQFNANYTWSKAMNYANDEAFANYPQISHGRGDTNRTNVFVASGVYALPFGRDRMFASHVNRLTDYAIGGWTLSGTTTWESGRPFTPTYQECGADEDIDNNFGGPGVTSDCRPSGDAANLVRSVGALDPATHSRQFFTPVAALTTNGATSGPFTRPAFGTFGNVGRNSLTGPSDYYADMSLIKDIPITKRVKGQFQFQAFNVFNHPELDIPNASNARCIDCSNGGVITTLEGNSSMRQLQFAARVSF is encoded by the coding sequence ATGCCGAATCAAAAGAAACCAGCTCGCACAGGGCTGTTTCTCGCTGCATGTATATTGCTGGCGGGAAGCAGTGCCTACGGCCAGGCCGTTTATGGCTCGCTTTACGGAACGGTGAAAGACACCTCAGGTGCAGTCATCAAGGGTGCCACCGTTACGGTCACGGACGAACAAAAGGGGACGGTACAAACCACCCAGACCAACGAGAGTGGCGGCTGGAACGTCGGCCACCTCGTCCCGGACAACTATGACGTCAAGATCAGCGCCCCGACGTTTCAATCAACCGAGTCAAAGGACGTAGTGGTCCACGCCGACGTCTCCCAGCTTGTCGATGTGCAACTGGGAATCGCCGGAGCAGACCAGACGGTTACCGTTTCGGCCTCGGACACCCCGGCCCTGAAGACGGACCGCGCTGATGTCTCGCAGGTGATCGACGAGCACGCCGTGCAAAACCTCCCCAACCTGGACCGCAACTTTACGCAGTTCACCCTGCTCACGCCGGGCGTGCAGCACTCCACGTTCAATATCAATGGTCCCGAGAATCCGCAGGGAACCACCTCGGTAACGACGAACGGCTCCAGCTACGGCGTCCAGGGATGGCTGCTCGACGGCACCGACAATCGCGAGCCGGTTGACGGCATCATCGTGATCAACCCGACGCTGGATTCGGTCGGTGAGCTAAAGGTCACCTCTGCCGACTACGACGCCGAGTTTGGCGGCGCTGTGGGCGGTATCGTCAGTGCGCAGACCAAGTCCGGCGGCAACGATCTTCACGGCGACGCCTTCTTCTATCGCCACAGCGGAGCGCAGCTGGCTCGCAACCCCTTCACGCAATCCGAGCCCGATCCGGTTACCGGCCACCTCATCCCGGGCCAGGTCTACGGCCAATTTGGCGGCTCGCTCAGCGGACCCATCGTCAAGGACCGCACCTTCTTCTTCCTCGACTACCAGGGCACGCGGCAGCGTCTCGGTGCCAGCCAGTTGCTCACCGTGCCGACCCTGACGGCCCGCAACTCCTGCGTCCTGCAGACCGCCGGTGCCACCTGCGATCTGAGCCAGTACCTCGGCTCACAGCCTATCTATTACCACCCGACAGGTTCGGGCGGACCGGGCCAGTTATTTGCGAGCAATGCGATTCCGGTCTCGGCCATCTCTCCGCAGGGTGCGAACCTGCTGAAGCTGTTGCCGGCGCCGAACACCAACGGCACGTCGATCACCAACAACTTTGCGGCCTCCGGCAACGGCAACGACAACGCCGATCAGGCCGACATCCGTCTGGACCATCAACTCAACAGCAAGATTCATCTCTTTGGCCGGTATGACTACGCGCTCTTCGGCCTCTTTGGCAGTGCGGCCTTCGGTCCGGGCGGCGGTGTCGGATTCGGCATCTCCGGAACGACCGGTACCTCCGAGGTCCAGAACCAGAGCGCGGCTCTCGGCATGGACTGGGCGATCCATCCCACGCTGTTGACGGATCTGCGTGCCGGCTTCCTCAGCTATCACGTCTCCGAGAACAAGCTGACGGCAGGCCAGACCCCGGCCGCTGATGCGGGTATTCCGAACCTCAACACTGCCGCAGACAGCAGCGGTCTTCCCAACATCACGATGGCCGACACAATCAGCAACTTCGGCAACCAGGGCTGCAACTGCCCCCTGCTGGAGAGTGAACAGGTCTTCCAGTTGGCCAACAACTGGACGAAGATCCTCGGCAACCACACGATCAAGTTTGGCGGAGACATTCGCTACGCCTTGAACCTGCGCAATGCCAGTGACAACGACCGCGCCGGTGTACTGAGCTTCGCAGCGGCGTCGACAGCGGCTGGCCCCTCCGATCCCACAGCCTCCAGCGGTACCGCTCTTGGTTCTCTGCTGTTCGGTCAGGTTGCCCAGTTCCAGCGCTTCGACGTCTACTCGCAGGATGCTGCCAACCGCCAGAAGCGTGGATCTTTCTATGCCCAGGACTCCTGGCGGCCCAACAGCAAATTGCAGGTGAACTACGGCGTGCATTGGGACGTCATCTTTCCTGAGACGGTTAACAGCCCCGGCAACGGCGGCTTTGCCGATATCAATGCGGGCGGCGTGCGCGTAGCAGGCTTTGGCGGTAACGGCACCAACGGCGGCCAACGCATGGATTACACCAACTTTGCAGGCCGCTTCGGCTTCGCCTACCAGGTTCATCCCAACACGGTCATTCGTGGTGGCATCGCCCAGGTGTACGACGACGTAGGCTTCTTCGGTACGCTCTTCGGTTCTGTCCTGACGCATAATCTGCCGGTGCTGAACAACGAAAACGAAGGCTCAACCAGCTCGACCGGGCAGTACATCTCGACATTGACGACGCTGCCTGCGAAGCCCGCTGCACCCACGATTCCGGCGAGCGGCATCATTCCGTTCTCCAACAGCTACAGCCCGCAGTTCCGCGGCGATCGCATCCAGCTTCCCGAGGTCGACCAGTGGAACGTAACGCTGCAGCAGCAGTTCTCCAGCAACTTCACGATGGAGATCGCCTACGTGGGCAACCACGCGGAGCGTATCTACCCGGGTGAGACCTACGGCTTCGACTTCAATGCACCGACGCTGCCTACCTCTCCCGCACAGTTGGGTGATACCTCGGCACGTCGTCCTTACTTCAATAAGTTCACTGGAACCTACCAGGGAGCTTCGACGATCTGCTGCTCGAACGGCCTGACCTCGGCCGCTCCAACGGCGAACTCCAACTATCACTCGCTGCAGACCAAGCTCGACAAGCGCTTCAGCAACGGACTGCAGTTCAACGCCAACTACACCTGGTCGAAGGCAATGAACTATGCCAACGACGAGGCCTTTGCGAACTATCCGCAGATCAGCCATGGGCGCGGAGACACCAACCGCACCAATGTCTTCGTGGCGAGCGGTGTCTACGCCTTGCCGTTCGGTCGCGACCGTATGTTCGCCAGCCACGTCAATCGCCTTACCGATTACGCGATCGGCGGTTGGACTCTCAGCGGCACGACGACATGGGAGAGCGGACGCCCCTTCACTCCCACGTACCAGGAGTGCGGTGCGGATGAGGACATCGACAATAACTTCGGAGGCCCGGGTGTTACCAGCGATTGCCGTCCCAGTGGCGACGCGGCAAACCTCGTGCGTTCGGTAGGTGCACTCGATCCGGCAACGCACTCCAGGCAGTTCTTCACGCCTGTGGCTGCGCTTACAACGAATGGCGCTACTTCCGGCCCGTTCACCCGCCCCGCGTTTGGAACCTTCGGCAACGTCGGTCGCAACTCCCTGACGGGCCCCAGCGATTACTACGCCGATATGTCGCTCATCAAGGACATTCCCATTACCAAGCGCGTCAAAGGCCAGTTCCAGTTCCAGGCTTTCAACGTCTTCAACCATCCGGAGCTGGATATTCCCAACGCTTCGAACGCACGTTGCATTGATTGTTCGAACGGCGGTGTGATCACCACCCTGGAAGGGAACTCGAGCATGCGTCAGTTGCAGTTCGCAGCGCGCGTTTCGTTCTAA
- a CDS encoding nucleoside permease → MKMQIRARLGVMMFLQYFIWGAWYVTLATWLTKSLHFSGQQIGLAAGTTAVGAMIAPFFVGLIADKLFATQRVLALLHLLGGVLLFIASVQTAFHAEYVLLLLYSLCYMPTLALTNSLAFRQMREPKLEFGPIRVLGTLGWIVAGLLIGTLKLESTARPLQTAAAFSLLMAAYCLTLPDTPPLSREGKFTIESVFPKEARSLLRERSMAIFAIASFLICIPLQFYYAFTNLFLNEAGVRNAAGKMTGGQMSELFCMLLIPWFFRRLGVKYMLVAGMLAWVLRYVLFAYGNANEHVWMLVLGIVLHGICYDFFFVTGQIYIDRKSSLALRAAAQGLITFLTYGVGMFVGSWLSGAVVEHYTTLSAAGADVHSWRSIWLVAAGASAVVLVLFLLTFSDKEEGTVQTAEAAGRIPVEAPL, encoded by the coding sequence ATGAAGATGCAGATCAGAGCACGGTTGGGCGTAATGATGTTTCTCCAGTACTTTATCTGGGGCGCGTGGTATGTCACGCTTGCAACCTGGCTGACGAAATCGCTTCACTTCTCCGGGCAGCAGATTGGCCTGGCCGCAGGCACAACAGCGGTGGGCGCCATGATCGCCCCCTTCTTTGTGGGCTTGATTGCGGATAAGCTCTTCGCCACCCAGCGGGTGCTGGCGTTGCTTCATCTTCTGGGTGGCGTGCTGTTGTTTATTGCTTCGGTGCAGACAGCCTTTCACGCAGAGTACGTCCTGCTGTTGTTGTACAGCCTGTGCTACATGCCGACGCTGGCGCTGACCAACTCGCTTGCCTTTCGCCAGATGCGCGAGCCGAAGCTGGAGTTCGGGCCGATCCGCGTGCTGGGCACCCTCGGATGGATCGTTGCGGGCCTGTTGATCGGCACGCTGAAGCTCGAAAGCACAGCGCGACCACTACAGACGGCGGCGGCCTTCTCCCTGTTGATGGCGGCTTACTGCCTTACGCTTCCGGATACGCCACCGCTCTCACGCGAGGGCAAGTTCACGATCGAGAGTGTCTTTCCTAAAGAGGCACGATCGTTGCTGCGCGAGCGCTCCATGGCCATCTTTGCGATTGCCTCGTTTCTTATCTGCATCCCGTTGCAGTTCTACTACGCCTTCACGAATCTGTTTCTGAATGAGGCAGGCGTCAGGAATGCAGCCGGAAAGATGACCGGCGGACAGATGTCAGAGCTGTTCTGCATGCTGCTGATCCCGTGGTTCTTTCGCAGGCTCGGCGTCAAGTACATGCTGGTCGCGGGAATGTTGGCGTGGGTTCTGCGCTATGTTCTGTTTGCCTATGGCAATGCGAATGAACATGTGTGGATGTTGGTGCTCGGCATCGTGCTGCACGGCATCTGCTATGACTTTTTCTTCGTCACCGGCCAGATTTATATCGACCGAAAGTCGTCGCTGGCGCTGCGGGCCGCGGCGCAGGGGTTGATTACATTCCTTACCTATGGTGTCGGGATGTTTGTCGGCTCCTGGCTATCGGGAGCGGTCGTTGAGCACTACACGACGCTCTCGGCGGCGGGTGCAGACGTGCACTCCTGGCGATCGATCTGGCTGGTTGCGGCTGGGGCTTCGGCTGTTGTTCTGGTTCTGTTCTTGTTGACCTTCTCGGATAAAGAGGAGGGCACAGTGCAGACGGCTGAGGCTGCCGGAAGAATTCCGGTCGAGGCGCCTCTCTAA
- a CDS encoding 3-hydroxyacyl-CoA dehydrogenase NAD-binding domain-containing protein: protein MFHVRSVAVIGAGPAGRAFAFRCAGAGLQVVLEDVMPSNLRRAQDEYAEFVATAGATGSLRYAGTVEDAVHDADLVIDFVPDELESKLEIFSLLDRMAPPRTIFCTPTKTLSITDLASCTYRPERCVALRGTTASLLEGELEIVRSRFLEASVGLAVGELLATLGLASRVVEDTEEPMLVKNSMQQ, encoded by the coding sequence GTGTTCCACGTGCGATCGGTCGCCGTCATTGGCGCCGGTCCCGCTGGACGCGCCTTTGCTTTTCGCTGTGCCGGTGCCGGCTTGCAGGTGGTGCTCGAGGACGTGATGCCCTCGAACCTGCGGCGCGCGCAGGATGAGTACGCCGAGTTTGTTGCGACGGCAGGCGCGACGGGTTCGCTGCGCTATGCGGGCACGGTGGAAGACGCTGTTCATGATGCGGACCTGGTGATTGATTTCGTTCCCGACGAACTCGAATCCAAGCTGGAGATCTTCAGCCTGCTGGATCGCATGGCGCCTCCACGCACGATCTTTTGCACACCAACAAAGACATTGAGCATTACCGATCTGGCCTCCTGCACCTATCGCCCGGAGCGCTGTGTGGCGTTGCGCGGTACGACTGCCAGTCTGCTGGAGGGTGAGTTGGAGATTGTGCGCAGCCGCTTTTTAGAGGCTTCGGTCGGGCTGGCTGTGGGGGAGTTACTTGCGACTCTTGGACTGGCTTCGCGTGTTGTCGAGGATACCGAAGAGCCGATGCTGGTGAAGAATTCGATGCAGCAATAA
- the malQ gene encoding 4-alpha-glucanotransferase produces the protein MAAERISGVLLHVTSLPSYGGVGDFGPAAYNFVDFLAAAKQRMWQVLPLSPTGYGSSPYSALSAFAGNPLFISLERLAEAGWIGWDRIQGLPGAEGPCDFGAAFDLKHPLIEEAAANFLDRAGDEDRARFQHFAQDNTSWLTDYAMFNLLRRRFGYASWNEWPSEYALRIPEAMTALLTDSGRDLAIEQVVQFFFNEQWVALRAYCAERKISILGDVAIFVSYDSADVWTHPEIFELDDQRKPIRVSGVPPDYFSKTGQRWGNPLYKWKLLEEHGFDWWVARIRRALALYDNVRLDHFRGFEAYWSVAAEEETAINGQWVKAPGRPLFQRLKEIFGELPFIAEDLGLITPEVDELREYFGLPGMRILQFGFADRGGHLYLPHRYVPNTVVYTGTHDNNTTLGWWRDDASPVERENVQVYLHRIDHDGDIVWAMIKAAAGSVATTCIFPLQDVLHLGSEARMNVPAAPNGNWTWRYAPNALHPDFATQLAAIMEMTDRDGYQKPLEGEGAGGPTDEAHLRVDEGSQS, from the coding sequence ATGGCTGCGGAGCGCATCTCAGGAGTTTTGTTACACGTAACGTCTCTGCCCTCGTATGGCGGAGTGGGCGACTTCGGCCCGGCAGCCTACAACTTCGTTGACTTCCTGGCGGCGGCCAAGCAACGCATGTGGCAGGTGCTTCCACTCAGCCCGACGGGCTATGGCAGCTCTCCCTACTCTGCTCTGTCGGCGTTTGCGGGAAACCCTCTGTTTATCAGCCTGGAACGGCTGGCGGAGGCAGGATGGATTGGCTGGGACCGCATCCAGGGGTTGCCCGGCGCGGAAGGGCCCTGCGACTTCGGCGCGGCCTTCGATCTCAAACACCCACTGATTGAAGAGGCAGCGGCGAACTTTCTCGACCGCGCCGGAGACGAAGACCGCGCACGCTTCCAGCACTTCGCGCAGGACAACACCTCCTGGCTCACCGACTATGCGATGTTCAACCTGCTGCGGCGGCGCTTCGGTTATGCGAGCTGGAACGAGTGGCCCTCCGAGTATGCCCTGCGCATCCCCGAGGCCATGACCGCGCTGCTGACGGACAGTGGCCGCGACTTGGCGATCGAGCAGGTGGTGCAGTTCTTCTTCAACGAGCAGTGGGTTGCGTTGCGCGCCTACTGTGCGGAGCGCAAGATCAGCATCCTGGGCGATGTCGCGATCTTCGTCAGCTACGATAGTGCGGATGTGTGGACGCACCCTGAGATCTTCGAACTCGACGATCAGCGCAAGCCGATTCGAGTCTCAGGCGTGCCGCCCGACTACTTCTCGAAGACAGGCCAGCGCTGGGGCAATCCTCTGTACAAGTGGAAGCTGCTGGAAGAACATGGGTTCGACTGGTGGGTGGCGCGCATTCGTCGTGCGCTGGCACTCTACGACAATGTTCGCCTGGACCACTTCCGCGGCTTTGAGGCCTACTGGTCCGTAGCCGCCGAGGAAGAGACCGCCATCAATGGCCAGTGGGTCAAAGCTCCGGGACGGCCGCTGTTTCAGCGGCTCAAGGAGATCTTCGGAGAGCTCCCGTTTATCGCGGAGGACCTTGGCCTCATCACGCCTGAGGTCGATGAGTTGCGCGAGTACTTCGGTCTGCCCGGCATGCGTATTTTGCAGTTCGGCTTCGCGGACCGGGGCGGGCATCTCTACCTGCCGCATCGTTACGTGCCCAATACGGTGGTCTACACGGGCACGCACGACAACAACACGACGCTCGGTTGGTGGCGCGATGATGCCTCGCCGGTGGAGCGCGAGAATGTGCAGGTTTACCTGCACCGTATCGACCACGACGGCGATATCGTGTGGGCGATGATCAAGGCAGCAGCCGGCTCCGTGGCGACGACCTGCATCTTCCCCTTGCAGGATGTCCTGCATCTTGGCAGCGAAGCCCGCATGAACGTGCCTGCCGCGCCCAACGGCAACTGGACATGGCGCTATGCGCCTAATGCGCTGCATCCGGACTTCGCGACCCAGCTGGCTGCGATCATGGAGATGACCGACCGCGACGGCTATCAAAAGCCGCTTGAGGGAGAGGGTGCAGGCGGCCCCACCGACGAAGCCCATCTGCGCGTGGATGAGGGATCGCAAAGCTAA
- a CDS encoding MFS transporter, with the protein MPYVAPTSTFHAPDSNANRGNEAYNRFLLIVAGLGGLLYGVDVGIIGGALPYLEATSHLNASQLSIIVAAVLLGSVISTLFAGLLADWLGRKPLMVLSGITFVLSIPMIALSHGYGPLFFGRLLQGVSGGLIGVVVPLYLAECLTASKRGQGTGIFQWLLTLGIVSAAFIGIYYSYRVEAVAKVASAATVLTFKDQAWRRIFWVSLPPGVLFVIGSLFVGESPRWLFRLGKKDRAYAALLRSRSPQQAEIELKEMEEIALAVKIQPSTGKEIKDSLLRRKYLFPFLLTCVILFCNTATGINSIIGYNTSILLQSGLSDIRAHWGYALFTCVNFLMTIVGMTLVDKKGRKFLFILGTSGIIVSLLCVGGLFLKTEKLNIDCRNTIQSLVGADQTLNLPFNEAEAQKLLTASGYTGNEVQSNRASMTVIYSYGDFTGATDFVRSDDPGVAPIQITRAGCVPTNKIEAFFKNPFANLDAARTAPLKINRAYIGGVPNEGHGWLVALGLYAFMAFYALGPGVCVWLALSELMPTRIRSNGMSFALVINQMVSTTLAGIFLPVVSKYGYSSMFFLFTGFTVVYLLTVTFFLPETKGKTLEEIEAYFEAPRKA; encoded by the coding sequence ATGCCCTATGTAGCTCCCACATCCACGTTCCACGCTCCCGATAGCAACGCCAACCGTGGTAACGAAGCCTACAACCGCTTCCTGCTGATCGTCGCAGGCCTGGGTGGACTGCTCTATGGGGTTGACGTAGGCATCATTGGCGGCGCCCTGCCCTATCTCGAAGCTACCTCCCATCTGAACGCCAGCCAGCTTTCCATTATCGTTGCAGCCGTACTACTCGGAAGCGTGATCTCGACGCTGTTCGCGGGCCTGCTCGCCGACTGGCTGGGACGCAAACCGCTCATGGTCCTGAGCGGAATCACCTTCGTGTTGAGCATCCCGATGATCGCCCTCTCCCATGGATATGGGCCTCTCTTCTTCGGACGGCTCCTGCAGGGCGTCAGTGGTGGACTCATCGGTGTCGTCGTTCCGCTCTATCTTGCCGAATGCCTCACAGCGTCGAAGCGCGGCCAGGGCACGGGCATCTTCCAATGGCTGCTCACCCTGGGCATCGTCTCAGCCGCCTTTATCGGGATCTACTACAGCTATCGCGTCGAGGCCGTCGCCAAAGTGGCCAGTGCAGCCACTGTTCTGACCTTCAAAGACCAGGCATGGCGCCGCATCTTCTGGGTCTCTCTGCCTCCCGGAGTTCTCTTTGTCATCGGCAGCCTGTTCGTAGGCGAGTCTCCACGCTGGCTCTTCCGGCTCGGCAAAAAAGATCGCGCTTATGCCGCGTTGCTTCGCTCCCGCTCACCCCAGCAGGCAGAGATCGAGTTGAAGGAGATGGAAGAGATTGCGCTCGCCGTCAAGATTCAGCCTTCCACTGGAAAAGAGATCAAGGACTCTCTTCTGCGCAGGAAGTATCTGTTCCCCTTCCTGCTGACCTGCGTCATCCTTTTCTGCAATACGGCCACCGGAATCAATTCGATCATCGGCTATAACACCAGCATCCTGCTGCAGAGCGGCCTCTCCGACATTCGCGCGCACTGGGGCTATGCCCTCTTTACCTGCGTGAACTTTCTGATGACGATCGTCGGCATGACCCTGGTGGACAAGAAGGGACGAAAGTTTCTCTTCATCCTCGGGACCTCCGGAATTATCGTGTCGCTGCTCTGCGTTGGTGGATTGTTCCTGAAGACAGAAAAGCTGAACATCGATTGCCGCAACACGATTCAATCGCTGGTTGGCGCCGATCAGACGCTTAATTTGCCCTTCAACGAAGCAGAGGCGCAAAAGCTTCTGACGGCCAGCGGCTACACCGGCAACGAGGTCCAAAGCAATCGCGCCTCCATGACCGTCATCTACTCCTATGGCGACTTCACCGGCGCGACCGACTTTGTGCGCTCGGATGATCCGGGAGTAGCGCCCATTCAGATCACGCGCGCGGGCTGCGTGCCGACCAACAAGATCGAAGCCTTCTTCAAGAACCCGTTTGCCAATCTGGATGCCGCTCGTACCGCACCGCTGAAGATCAATCGAGCCTACATCGGCGGTGTTCCCAACGAGGGACATGGCTGGCTGGTCGCGCTGGGTCTCTATGCGTTCATGGCTTTCTATGCGCTCGGTCCTGGCGTCTGCGTGTGGCTTGCGCTGTCGGAGTTGATGCCCACACGCATTCGCTCCAATGGCATGAGCTTCGCCCTCGTCATCAATCAGATGGTTTCGACGACGCTTGCCGGAATCTTCCTTCCTGTCGTCAGCAAGTACGGTTACTCCTCGATGTTCTTCCTGTTCACCGGATTTACGGTGGTCTATTTGCTGACCGTAACCTTCTTCCTTCCGGAGACCAAAGGCAAGACGCTGGAAGAGATTGAGGCTTACTTCGAAGCACCACGAAAAGCGTAA
- the poxB gene encoding ubiquinone-dependent pyruvate dehydrogenase translates to MARKVAEVFVDTLVQAGVTRVYGVVGDSLNGLTNTIRQNKAIEWLHVRNEEAGAFAAGAEAHVTGKLAVCAGSCGPGNMHLINGLYDCHRSRVPVLAIAAQVPSQEIGSGYFQETHPEHLFKDCSYYCEMVSQADQMPRVLGIAMRTAIAKRGVAVVVIPGDVLARECSAATLALGIHDSAPMIRPSGNELHQAAALLNGAQKVTILGGAGCEGAHDELVALAAKLKAPIVHALRGKEFIEYDNPYDVGMTGLLGFSSGYHAMMNCDALLMLGTDFPYPQFYPKKAKILQVDLRGEQIGRRTPVDLGLVGNVKDTLDALTPLLQEKKDRSYLDTCLDHYKQTRKELDDLATGEPGRTPIHPQFVAKVVDELAADDAVFTCDVGTPTIWAARYLHMNGKRRLLGSFIHGSMANALPQAIGVQASHPGRQVISLSGDGGLAMLLGEVLTLRQLKVPVKIVVFNNSSLGFVELEMKAAGLVDYGTDLVNPNFAQLAESAGIFGVRVEKPEDLRSAVSRAFEHDGPALIEVIVNRQELSMPPSITAEQALGFSLYMVRAVFSGRGDEVIDLAKTNLIR, encoded by the coding sequence ATGGCAAGGAAAGTGGCGGAAGTCTTTGTAGATACGTTGGTACAAGCGGGCGTAACTCGTGTCTACGGCGTGGTGGGCGATTCCTTGAATGGGCTCACGAATACCATCCGGCAGAACAAAGCGATCGAATGGCTTCATGTGCGGAATGAAGAGGCCGGAGCGTTCGCAGCCGGTGCGGAAGCCCACGTCACCGGAAAGCTCGCTGTCTGCGCCGGAAGCTGCGGCCCCGGCAACATGCACCTCATCAACGGGCTGTACGACTGCCATCGCAGCCGCGTCCCCGTGCTGGCGATTGCGGCCCAGGTGCCGAGCCAGGAGATCGGCAGCGGCTACTTCCAGGAGACGCACCCCGAACACCTATTCAAGGATTGCAGCTACTACTGCGAGATGGTGTCGCAGGCCGACCAGATGCCGCGCGTCCTGGGGATCGCGATGCGTACGGCTATCGCCAAGCGGGGAGTGGCTGTCGTCGTCATCCCCGGAGACGTCCTGGCGCGCGAGTGTTCCGCCGCAACGCTAGCTCTCGGCATTCATGACTCGGCACCGATGATTCGCCCCTCCGGCAACGAACTCCACCAGGCGGCGGCCCTTCTCAACGGAGCGCAGAAGGTGACGATTCTCGGAGGCGCCGGCTGCGAGGGCGCGCATGACGAGCTGGTCGCTCTGGCGGCCAAACTCAAAGCTCCCATCGTGCATGCTCTGCGCGGCAAAGAGTTCATCGAGTACGACAATCCCTACGATGTAGGAATGACAGGCCTGCTCGGCTTCTCCTCCGGCTATCACGCGATGATGAACTGCGATGCGCTGTTGATGCTTGGCACTGACTTTCCTTATCCGCAGTTCTATCCGAAGAAGGCGAAGATCCTCCAGGTCGACCTGCGCGGCGAGCAGATTGGGCGGCGTACGCCGGTCGATCTCGGCCTGGTCGGCAACGTGAAGGATACGCTGGACGCGCTGACTCCTCTCTTGCAGGAGAAGAAGGACCGCTCTTATCTCGACACCTGCCTCGACCACTACAAGCAGACTCGCAAGGAGCTCGACGATCTCGCGACAGGCGAGCCGGGCCGCACTCCGATCCATCCCCAGTTTGTTGCCAAAGTTGTCGATGAACTGGCTGCGGACGATGCGGTCTTCACCTGCGATGTCGGAACACCGACCATCTGGGCGGCGCGCTATCTCCACATGAACGGCAAGCGCCGTCTGCTGGGCTCTTTCATTCATGGATCCATGGCGAACGCCCTGCCGCAAGCCATTGGCGTGCAGGCCTCTCATCCGGGCAGGCAGGTGATCAGCCTCTCCGGCGACGGCGGTCTGGCGATGCTGCTGGGAGAGGTACTGACTCTCCGTCAGCTCAAGGTTCCGGTAAAGATCGTGGTCTTCAATAACAGCAGCCTCGGCTTTGTCGAGCTGGAGATGAAGGCCGCGGGTCTGGTCGACTACGGTACGGACCTCGTCAATCCGAACTTCGCACAGTTGGCGGAGTCCGCCGGGATCTTTGGTGTGCGCGTCGAGAAGCCGGAAGACCTGCGCTCCGCTGTCTCACGCGCCTTCGAGCACGATGGTCCCGCCCTGATCGAGGTGATCGTGAACCGGCAGGAACTCTCCATGCCTCCGTCGATCACGGCGGAGCAGGCCCTCGGCTTCAGCCTCTACATGGTGCGCGCAGTCTTTAGCGGACGAGGGGATGAAGTGATCGATCTTGCCAAGACCAATCTCATTCGCTGA